The Pongo pygmaeus isolate AG05252 chromosome 11, NHGRI_mPonPyg2-v2.0_pri, whole genome shotgun sequence genome includes a region encoding these proteins:
- the NMUR1 gene encoding neuromedin-U receptor 1, whose product MTPLCLNCSVLPGDLYPGGARSPMACNGSAARGHFDPEDLNLTDEALRLKYLGPQQTELFMPICATYLLIFVVGAVGNGLTCLVILRHKAMRTPTNYYLFSLAVSDLLVLLVGLPLELYELWHNYPFLLGVGGCYFRTLLFEMVCLASVLNVTALSVERYVAVVHPLQARSMVTRAHVRRVLGAVWGLALLCSLPNTSLHGIRQLHVPCRGPVPDSAVCMLVRPRALYNMVVQTTALLFFCLPMAIMSVLYLLIGLRLRRERLLLMQEAKGRGSAAARSRYTCRLQQRDQGRRQVTKMLFVLVVVFGICWAPFHADRVMWSVVSQWTEGLHLAFQHVHIISGIFFYLGSAANPVLYSLMSSRFRETFQEALCLGARCHRLRPRHSSHSLSRVTTGSTLCDVGSLGSRVHPLAGNDGPEAQQETDPS is encoded by the exons ATG ACTCCTCTTTGCCTCAATTGCTCTGTCCTCCCTGGAGACCTGTACCCAGGGGGTGCAAGGAGCCCCATGGCTTGCAATGGCAGTGCGGCCAGGGGGCACTTTGACCCTGAGGACTTGAACCTGACTGACGAGGCGCTGAGACTCAAGTACCTGGGGCCCCAGCAGACAGAGCTGTTCATGCCCATCTGTGCCACGTACCTGCTGATCTTCGTGGTGGGCGCCGTGGGCAATGGGCTGACCTGTCTGGTCATCCTGCGCCACAAGGCCATGCGCACGCCCACCAACTACTACCTCTTCAGCCTGGCCGTGTCGGACCTGCTGGTGCTGCTGGTGGGCCTGCCCCTGGAGCTCTATGAGTTGTGGCACAACTACCCGTTCCTGCTGGGTGTTGGTGGCTGCTATTTCCGCACGCTGCTGTTCGAGATGGTCTGCCTGGCCTCAGTGCTCAACGTCACCGCCCTGAGCGTGGAACGCTATGTGGCCGTGGTGCACCCGCTCCAGGCCAGGTCCATGGTGACGCGGGCCCACGTGCGCCGAGTGCTTGGGGCTGTCTGGGGTCTTGCCTTGCTCTGCTCCCTGCCCAACACCAGCCTGCACGGCATCCGGCAGCTGCACGTGCCCTGCCGGGGCCCAGTGCCGGACTCTGCTGTTTGCATGCTGGTCCGCCCACGGGCCCTCTACAACATGGTAGTGCAGACCACCGCGCTGCTCTTCTTCTGCCTGCCCATGGCCATCATGAGCGTGCTCTACCTGCTCATTGGGTTGCGACTGCGGCGGGAGAGGCTGCTGCTCATGCAGGAGGCCAAGGGCAGGGGCTCGGCAGCAGCCAGGTCCAGATACACCTGCAGGCTCCAGCAGCGTGATCAGGGCCGGAGACAAGTGACCAAGATGCTGT TTGTCCTGGTCGTGGTGTTTGGCATCTGCTGGGCCCCGTTCCACGCCGACCGTGTCATGTGGAGCGTCGTGTCACAGTGGACAGAGGGCCTGCACCTGGCCTTCCAGCACGTGCACATCATCTCCGGCATCTTCTTCTACCTGGGCTCGGCGGCCAACCCCGTGCTCTACAGCCTCATGTCCAGCCGCTTCCGAGAGACCTTCCAGGAGGCCCTGTGCCTCGGGGCCCGCTGCCACCGCCTCAGACCCCGCCACAGCTCCCACAGCCTCAGCAGGGTGACCACAGGCAGCACCCTGTGTGACGTGGGCTCCCTGGGCAGCAGGGTCCACCCCCTGGCTGGGAACGATGGCCCAGAGGCGCAGCAAGAGACCGATCCATCCTGA